The following proteins are co-located in the Rippkaea orientalis PCC 8801 genome:
- the glsA gene encoding glutaminase A, protein MSNFGDLESLASSITAVTSPFRNYLTDLHEKYRSFAEGTVANYIPELALANPNWFGICVVTKEGQIFEVGDCEQLFTIQSISKAFVFGLALEDHGRDYVNSKVSVEPTGEAFNAIVLDETTNRPYNPMVNAGAIATADLIKGQNSTERLKRVLAMFQRYTGREHDLNVPVFLSEKATGHRNRAMAYLMLNFGMVSEKIDETLDLYFQQCSILVNAKDLAMLAATLANNGVNPVTQERAIDERYVQDVISVMLTCGMYDASGEWCYRVGMPAKSGVGGGITAVVPNQLGIGTFSPLLDGKGNSIRGIKVCEELSRDFGLHLFNAAKPEKDLAEWIAGGDGLNDW, encoded by the coding sequence ATGAGTAATTTCGGTGATTTAGAGTCCCTTGCCAGTTCAATTACGGCCGTTACTTCCCCCTTTCGCAATTATTTGACGGATTTACACGAAAAATATCGCTCATTCGCTGAAGGAACAGTAGCTAATTATATTCCCGAACTGGCACTAGCGAACCCCAATTGGTTTGGTATCTGTGTGGTGACAAAAGAAGGACAGATTTTTGAAGTGGGAGACTGTGAACAACTATTTACCATTCAATCGATTTCTAAAGCCTTTGTTTTTGGGTTAGCCTTGGAAGATCACGGACGGGACTATGTTAATAGTAAAGTTAGTGTTGAACCCACCGGAGAAGCCTTTAACGCGATTGTACTCGATGAAACAACCAACCGTCCCTACAACCCAATGGTCAACGCAGGAGCGATCGCTACCGCAGACTTAATCAAAGGACAAAATAGTACAGAACGCCTCAAACGGGTATTAGCCATGTTTCAACGCTATACCGGACGGGAACACGATCTCAATGTTCCTGTATTTCTCTCAGAAAAGGCAACAGGACATCGTAATCGTGCCATGGCCTATCTCATGTTAAACTTCGGCATGGTTAGCGAAAAAATTGACGAAACCCTCGATCTGTACTTCCAACAGTGTTCTATATTGGTCAATGCCAAAGATTTAGCCATGTTAGCGGCGACGTTAGCTAATAATGGGGTTAATCCCGTGACCCAAGAACGGGCGATCGACGAACGCTATGTACAGGATGTCATTAGTGTGATGCTCACCTGTGGGATGTACGACGCATCGGGAGAATGGTGTTATCGGGTGGGAATGCCAGCTAAAAGTGGCGTAGGAGGCGGAATTACCGCCGTTGTTCCTAATCAATTAGGGATTGGGACGTTTTCACCTCTTTTAGATGGGAAAGGAAACAGTATTCGAGGAATCAAGGTCTGTGAAGAGTTATCGCGGGATTTTGGCTTGCATCTGTTTAATGCAGCCAAACCCGAAAAAGATTTAGCCGAATGGATTGCCGGAGGGGATGGGCTGAATGATTGGTAA
- a CDS encoding ShlB/FhaC/HecB family hemolysin secretion/activation protein, whose product MFLSVIVWLSSGRYGETTEVIGTRSGFDNEVRSQKSEVRSSFCNEDLNTAPKTFCFQRQGFRHNFFDNLVHKKIINLEKLASTGVSSLGEQPFAPTVIARDPLSPSPPPPLPLSPPESPPPLSVPSPSLPNEDNLINIPGTITVKKFDFAGNTVFSQEELAEVTAPFVDRPLTFAELLQARSAVTKYYVNNGYVTSGSYIPPQTIENGVVTIQIVEGSLEDINVNVEGKLNPNYIRDRLALAGETPLHLPTLLESLQLLQLSPLIDSISAELSASPRPGSNLLTVKVVTAQSFYPKLILDNGRNPQAGEIRRGFELSELNLTGIGDKIRTTYYNSDGSDDFEVTYQVPFTIYDSTVEFGFRHLSGEILEKPLDVLELNSDYQKYSLRFRQPIIKTPNQEFSIGLDLDHQKSKTVYLDGLAFPGRGSDTDGRTHISTLRFSQEWVGRTEEQVLALRSQFDWGLEALGTTTPYDINVNPATPEATYFLWRGQGQWVQVLAPDTLFVIRTDIQIADRPIVSLEQFSLGGLENVEGYRQNSLLTDNGVFAAMELRFPIFRLPRENLVLQLIPFATYGQGWNSGLSPDPPINELASIGLGFQIQYNNIFSARIDWAHPLGKDIFLEGSSLQDQGINFTINISPW is encoded by the coding sequence TCAGAAGTCAGGAGTAGTTTTTGTAATGAGGATTTAAACACTGCTCCAAAAACTTTCTGTTTTCAAAGGCAGGGTTTTAGACACAATTTTTTTGACAATTTAGTACATAAAAAAATAATAAATCTTGAAAAACTTGCCAGTACAGGAGTTAGCAGTCTGGGCGAACAGCCGTTCGCCCCTACGGTCATTGCCAGGGACCCTCTCTCCCCCTCTCCCCCTCCCCCTCTCCCCCTCTCTCCCCCTGAGTCCCCTCCCCCCCTCTCAGTTCCCTCCCCTTCCCTTCCCAACGAAGACAATTTAATCAATATTCCAGGGACAATTACGGTCAAAAAGTTTGATTTTGCGGGTAATACGGTCTTTAGTCAGGAAGAATTAGCCGAGGTTACTGCGCCTTTTGTTGATCGTCCCCTTACCTTTGCTGAATTGCTTCAGGCGCGATCAGCCGTGACGAAGTATTATGTAAACAATGGGTATGTCACTTCTGGGTCTTATATTCCTCCTCAAACCATTGAAAATGGCGTTGTTACGATTCAAATTGTTGAGGGGTCTTTAGAGGATATTAATGTTAACGTTGAGGGAAAACTCAACCCCAATTATATCCGCGATCGCTTAGCCTTAGCTGGAGAGACTCCTCTTCATCTTCCGACTCTCCTTGAGTCCTTACAATTGCTACAATTAAGCCCTTTAATTGATAGTATTTCAGCAGAATTATCAGCCAGCCCCCGTCCGGGGAGCAATTTATTAACTGTTAAAGTGGTCACAGCGCAATCATTTTATCCTAAGTTAATCTTGGATAATGGACGTAACCCCCAAGCAGGAGAAATTCGTCGCGGTTTTGAGCTTTCGGAACTCAATTTAACAGGAATCGGTGATAAGATTAGGACAACCTATTACAATAGTGATGGGAGCGATGATTTTGAGGTAACGTATCAAGTTCCCTTTACGATTTATGATAGCACTGTTGAATTTGGTTTTAGACATTTAAGCGGCGAAATTCTAGAAAAACCTTTAGATGTTTTAGAGCTAAATTCTGATTATCAAAAGTATTCTTTGAGATTTCGTCAACCGATTATTAAAACCCCTAATCAAGAGTTTTCTATTGGACTAGATCTTGATCATCAAAAAAGTAAAACTGTTTATTTAGATGGACTTGCTTTTCCGGGTCGGGGGTCAGATACGGATGGAAGAACCCATATTTCTACCCTGAGATTTTCTCAAGAATGGGTAGGAAGAACGGAAGAACAGGTACTCGCTTTACGGTCACAATTTGATTGGGGTTTAGAAGCATTGGGGACAACAACTCCCTATGATATTAATGTTAATCCAGCAACCCCTGAAGCGACTTATTTTTTATGGCGAGGACAAGGACAATGGGTACAAGTTTTAGCCCCTGATACATTATTTGTTATTCGTACAGATATCCAAATAGCTGACCGTCCAATTGTTTCTTTAGAACAGTTTTCTTTAGGGGGTTTAGAGAATGTAGAAGGCTATCGTCAAAACTCTCTTTTAACAGATAATGGTGTTTTTGCTGCTATGGAACTTCGTTTTCCTATTTTTCGCCTTCCGAGGGAAAATTTAGTACTTCAATTGATTCCGTTTGCTACCTATGGTCAAGGGTGGAATAGTGGCTTATCTCCTGATCCACCCATTAATGAATTAGCCTCTATTGGGCTAGGGTTTCAGATTCAATATAATAATATTTTTAGTGCTCGTATCGATTGGGCTCATCCCTTAGGAAAGGATATTTTTCTTGAGGGGAGTTCTTTACAAGATCAAGGAATTAATTTTACTATTAATATTAGTCCGTGGTAA
- a CDS encoding PAS domain S-box protein: MINKTRRKFRLPSILISFLVLQLAGTVGLVLSLSWYNSRATARDLAAQLRQELIARIDQQLKSYVEIPHAINRINGSAMLTGDLQIATGTGFNQLWEQAKIYPNTNLIYCGSERDGSLVGVGREPDHIPLQLVMYNQSTNYRGQYYDLNHWGDRTILKQTGTKLYDARKRPWYQTAKQNRDATWSEIYLDFDTQLPTITASTPIYDRTGQTLIGVCATDFILPAEMSRFLRSLKVGQSGQTFIMKRSGTLVASSTPEKLFEGEGDQVRHLSAIESNSALIRGTAQYLQDRFDNLKGLEQVKQLEFTLDGERQFVQILPFQDKRGIDWLTVVVVPEKDFLAQINQNTRNTLVLSLVALAAAIAIGIITSRWVTRPILRVSQASNELAHGNLDQHLDSSFISEINTLANSFNRMAGQLKDSFETLERKNQELRLAEENYRSIFENALEGIFQSSPEGRYLKVNSAMARIYGYESPQEMLETITDISTQIYVNPTDQAQFQDQMENNDQAQNLEYQVYRKDGEIIWIQEDTRAVRNSNGELLYYEGMIEDITERKRRENELRRQLEELKIEIDQKKRQKEVAMLTESSYFQEVQEEIEKVDLDEFWS, encoded by the coding sequence ATGATCAACAAAACCCGCCGAAAATTCCGCCTTCCCTCCATTTTGATTTCCTTTTTGGTATTGCAACTAGCGGGAACGGTAGGGTTAGTTCTCTCCCTATCCTGGTACAATAGCCGAGCAACAGCGCGGGATCTGGCCGCTCAGTTACGTCAGGAATTAATTGCTCGCATCGATCAACAGCTTAAATCCTATGTTGAGATTCCCCACGCGATTAATCGTATTAACGGAAGTGCAATGTTAACGGGAGATTTGCAGATTGCAACGGGAACAGGCTTTAATCAACTCTGGGAACAGGCGAAAATCTATCCGAATACTAATTTAATTTATTGTGGCAGTGAAAGAGATGGATCGTTGGTGGGGGTAGGACGAGAACCCGATCATATACCTTTGCAATTGGTGATGTATAACCAATCGACTAACTATCGCGGACAGTATTATGATTTGAATCATTGGGGCGATCGCACTATCTTAAAACAGACAGGGACTAAACTCTACGATGCGCGGAAGCGTCCTTGGTACCAAACAGCCAAACAAAACAGAGACGCTACCTGGAGTGAAATTTATCTCGATTTCGATACCCAATTACCCACCATCACCGCTAGTACCCCGATTTATGATCGCACAGGTCAAACGTTAATCGGGGTGTGTGCCACGGATTTTATTTTACCCGCCGAGATGAGTCGCTTTTTGCGATCGCTCAAAGTGGGTCAATCAGGACAAACCTTTATTATGAAGCGATCAGGGACGCTGGTAGCTTCCTCGACCCCAGAAAAGTTGTTTGAAGGAGAAGGGGATCAGGTGCGTCATCTGTCGGCGATCGAGAGCAATAGTGCCTTAATTCGGGGGACAGCGCAGTATTTACAGGATCGCTTTGATAACCTTAAGGGATTAGAGCAAGTTAAACAACTCGAATTTACCTTAGATGGAGAACGGCAATTTGTCCAGATTTTACCCTTTCAAGATAAACGAGGTATTGATTGGTTAACGGTGGTCGTCGTGCCAGAAAAGGATTTTCTGGCACAAATTAATCAAAATACTCGCAATACCCTTGTTTTATCCTTAGTCGCTTTAGCAGCAGCGATCGCGATCGGAATCATCACGTCTCGTTGGGTGACTCGTCCCATTTTGCGGGTTTCTCAAGCTTCTAATGAATTAGCTCATGGCAACTTGGATCAGCATTTAGACTCTAGTTTTATTAGCGAAATTAACACGCTGGCTAATTCTTTTAACCGCATGGCAGGTCAATTGAAAGACTCTTTTGAGACATTAGAACGCAAAAACCAAGAATTACGCCTAGCAGAAGAAAACTATCGCAGTATTTTTGAAAACGCTTTAGAAGGAATTTTTCAATCTTCTCCTGAAGGAAGATATCTTAAAGTTAATTCGGCCATGGCTAGAATTTATGGCTACGAATCCCCCCAAGAAATGTTAGAAACGATTACCGATATTAGCACACAAATTTATGTCAATCCCACCGATCAGGCTCAGTTTCAAGACCAGATGGAAAACAACGATCAAGCTCAAAATTTAGAGTATCAGGTGTATAGAAAAGATGGAGAAATTATCTGGATTCAAGAAGATACTAGGGCAGTTCGCAATAGCAATGGTGAGTTATTATACTACGAAGGGATGATTGAGGATATTACTGAACGCAAACGCCGCGAAAATGAATTAAGGCGACAATTAGAAGAGTTAAAGATTGAAATTGACCAGAAAAAACGGCAAAAAGAAGTGGCGATGCTAACAGAAAGTAGTTACTTTCAAGAAGTCCAAGAAGAGATAGAAAAAGTTGATCTTGATGAATTTTGGAGTTGA
- a CDS encoding MinD/ParA family ATP-binding protein — MPKVVSIHSYRGGTGKSNFTANLATTIALQGHRVGVVDTDVPSPGIHNLFCLEPEQMDKTLNNYLWGETAIADTAYDVSDKIGLTDNGKLYLVPSSVKADDIARILKDGYDVKLMNDGFRSLVKGLELDYLFIDTHPGLSKETFLSIAISHVLILILRPDKQDYQGTAVTVDVARQLKVRKMLLAINKAHSKLNLEALKQKVEETYAETVAGVFPLSEDVVQLASEGVFCVNYPEHPVSQEFRKVAEQIMAG; from the coding sequence ATGCCTAAAGTTGTCTCCATTCACTCCTATCGCGGGGGTACAGGGAAATCAAATTTTACCGCTAATTTAGCAACGACTATTGCCTTACAAGGTCATCGCGTGGGGGTAGTTGATACAGACGTTCCCTCCCCAGGCATTCATAACCTCTTTTGCCTTGAACCCGAACAGATGGATAAAACCCTCAATAACTATCTTTGGGGAGAAACGGCGATCGCAGATACAGCCTATGATGTGAGTGATAAAATCGGATTAACAGACAACGGCAAGCTTTATCTCGTCCCTTCTAGCGTTAAAGCTGATGACATCGCTCGCATTTTGAAGGATGGTTACGATGTTAAACTCATGAATGATGGATTTCGCAGTCTCGTCAAAGGACTCGAACTCGATTATCTCTTCATTGATACCCACCCTGGACTGTCCAAAGAAACCTTTTTATCCATCGCCATTTCCCATGTCTTGATCCTCATTTTGCGTCCCGATAAACAAGACTATCAAGGAACCGCAGTAACCGTCGATGTTGCACGGCAATTAAAAGTGCGTAAAATGCTCTTAGCCATCAATAAAGCACACAGTAAGCTCAATTTAGAAGCCTTAAAACAAAAAGTGGAGGAAACCTACGCAGAAACCGTCGCTGGAGTTTTTCCCCTATCCGAAGACGTAGTGCAATTAGCCAGTGAAGGGGTATTTTGTGTCAACTATCCAGAACATCCTGTAAGTCAAGAATTCCGCAAAGTTGCCGAGCAAATTATGGCCGGATAA
- a CDS encoding N-acetylneuraminate synthase family protein: MLIDRNLAKYIVFSEDSILNALKKISDNKSRIIFSVTESGVLEGILTDGDFRRWLVGQDTIDLNQPVVDISNKHFKYAAFDEDPQKIQGYFSDTIEFIPLLDQNDHLVAIARKRPAEIQIGDFTINNDSPSFIIAEIGNNHNGSLPLAKQLIDEAIASGANCAKFQMRSLKSLYSNAGDANDASEDLGSQYTLDLLSRFQLSPEEMLEAFDYCRERGILPLCTPWDLDSLEILEDYGMLAYKVASADLTNHELLKALVKTGKPLICSTGMSTEAEIKESVQLLQRLGGIYVLLHCNSTYPAPFKDVNLNYLTRLKELGDCPVGYSGHERGIHVAIAAIAKGAKVIEKHFTLDKTMEGNDHKVSLLPDEFRAMVEGIRQVEEALGTTGERRLSQGELMNRETLAKSLIINCNLSPGQMITAEMIEVKSPGKGLQPNRKSELIGTRAKRAFKAGDFFFPSDLEEAQIQPRSYSFKRPWGLPVRYHDFKKLLVKSNPDLLEFHLSYKDLEQDINQYFDREYDLDYVVHSPELFAGDHVLDLCSVDPNYRQHSIEELQRVIDLTRSLKPLFKKALKPLIVTNIGGFTSDAPLAMAKRQKLYDLLIESLEKLDQEGVEIIPQTMPPFPWHFGGQRYHNLFVDPDDIAQFCSSYGYRVCLDTSHSKLACNHHNLSFKEFIQQVGPYTAHLHIADAEGLDGEGLQIGEGDLDFPALAEDLAKTCPQASFIPEIWQGHKNEGEGFWKALEKLEESEF, encoded by the coding sequence ATGCTTATTGATAGAAATCTGGCTAAATATATTGTTTTCTCTGAAGATAGTATTCTCAACGCCCTCAAAAAAATTAGCGATAATAAAAGTCGGATTATTTTCTCCGTCACAGAATCAGGAGTTTTAGAAGGAATTTTAACCGATGGGGACTTCCGACGCTGGTTAGTAGGACAAGATACCATCGATCTCAATCAACCCGTTGTCGATATTTCCAATAAACACTTCAAATACGCGGCTTTTGATGAAGATCCTCAAAAAATTCAAGGCTACTTCTCTGATACCATCGAATTTATTCCCCTACTCGATCAAAACGATCATTTAGTAGCGATCGCCCGTAAACGTCCAGCAGAGATCCAAATTGGCGACTTTACCATTAATAACGACTCTCCTAGCTTTATTATCGCCGAAATTGGGAATAACCATAACGGCAGCCTCCCCTTAGCCAAACAATTAATCGATGAGGCGATCGCATCTGGGGCTAACTGTGCTAAATTCCAGATGAGAAGCCTAAAATCGCTCTACAGCAACGCAGGAGATGCTAATGATGCGAGTGAAGACCTAGGCTCTCAGTATACCCTAGATTTACTCTCTCGCTTTCAATTATCCCCCGAAGAAATGCTAGAAGCCTTCGATTATTGTCGAGAACGGGGGATTTTGCCCTTGTGTACTCCGTGGGATTTGGACAGCTTAGAAATTTTAGAAGATTACGGGATGTTAGCCTATAAAGTAGCTTCTGCTGACTTAACTAACCATGAACTGCTCAAAGCATTAGTTAAGACCGGAAAACCTCTGATTTGCTCTACGGGAATGTCCACAGAAGCCGAAATTAAGGAATCTGTGCAATTGTTGCAACGGTTGGGGGGAATATATGTATTATTACACTGCAATTCAACCTATCCCGCACCCTTCAAAGACGTTAACTTGAACTATCTGACGCGGTTAAAAGAATTGGGAGACTGTCCGGTAGGGTATTCCGGACATGAGAGGGGAATTCATGTAGCGATCGCAGCTATTGCTAAAGGAGCCAAGGTCATTGAAAAACATTTTACTCTAGATAAAACCATGGAAGGAAATGACCACAAAGTGAGTTTATTACCCGACGAATTTAGGGCAATGGTAGAGGGTATCCGTCAAGTCGAAGAAGCATTAGGAACCACAGGAGAAAGACGCTTAAGTCAAGGGGAATTGATGAACCGAGAAACCTTGGCCAAAAGTTTAATTATTAACTGCAATTTATCCCCTGGACAGATGATTACTGCAGAGATGATCGAGGTTAAAAGTCCAGGCAAAGGATTGCAACCCAACCGCAAATCAGAACTCATTGGAACGAGGGCAAAACGAGCCTTCAAAGCAGGAGATTTCTTCTTTCCCAGTGATTTGGAAGAAGCGCAAATTCAGCCCCGTTCTTATAGCTTTAAACGTCCTTGGGGGCTACCCGTTCGGTACCATGATTTTAAGAAACTTTTAGTCAAATCTAACCCCGATTTATTAGAATTTCACCTGAGTTATAAAGACTTAGAACAGGATATTAATCAATATTTTGATCGGGAATATGACTTGGATTATGTTGTCCATAGTCCCGAATTATTTGCAGGGGATCATGTGTTAGATTTATGTTCTGTTGATCCGAATTATCGCCAGCATTCTATTGAAGAATTACAGCGAGTGATTGATCTGACTCGTTCCTTGAAACCCCTGTTTAAAAAAGCCTTAAAACCCTTAATCGTTACAAATATTGGGGGATTTACGAGCGATGCACCTTTAGCCATGGCTAAACGGCAAAAACTGTATGATTTATTAATTGAAAGTTTAGAAAAATTAGATCAAGAGGGTGTAGAAATTATCCCTCAAACCATGCCACCTTTTCCCTGGCATTTTGGGGGACAACGGTATCATAATTTGTTCGTTGATCCTGATGATATTGCTCAATTTTGTAGCAGTTATGGCTATCGCGTTTGTTTAGATACATCCCATTCAAAATTAGCCTGTAACCACCATAATTTATCCTTTAAAGAGTTTATCCAACAAGTGGGACCCTATACGGCTCATTTGCACATTGCCGATGCAGAAGGATTAGACGGAGAAGGATTACAAATTGGAGAAGGCGATCTTGATTTTCCAGCCTTAGCCGAAGATTTAGCTAAAACCTGTCCTCAAGCGTCTTTTATTCCCGAAATTTGGCAAGGTCATAAAAATGAAGGGGAAGGGTTTTGGAAAGCTTTAGAAAAATTGGAAGAAAGTGAATTTTGA
- a CDS encoding Rpn family recombination-promoting nuclease/putative transposase, with protein MRTDKIFYTLFQVFPELLFQLLGESSELAQYYQFKSIEIKELAFRLDGVFLPNENHPDAPIYFVEIQFQKDEDFYWRFMTEIFLYLNQYKPLRPFYAVVLWGSYNLDGGLPQPYQQLLDNHWLQRIYLDRIDEQNPKSLGIEIIKFIKASPSEVTQQVPDLINQARQEITNPIFQQKVIDLIERIIVYKFPFKTRQEIEEMFNLVDWKQTKFYQEAVQEGEIKGEIKGEIKGEIKGEIKGEIKGEIKGKLKTVPLLLRLGLSPEQIAQELKLDLEVINQYINSQDN; from the coding sequence ATGAGAACCGATAAAATCTTTTATACACTATTTCAAGTTTTTCCCGAACTGCTTTTTCAACTCCTAGGAGAATCTTCTGAACTAGCTCAATATTATCAATTTAAGTCCATTGAAATTAAAGAGTTAGCTTTTCGTCTTGATGGGGTATTTTTACCCAATGAAAACCATCCCGATGCTCCTATTTATTTTGTAGAGATTCAATTTCAAAAAGATGAAGATTTTTATTGGCGATTTATGACGGAGATATTTCTCTATCTTAATCAATACAAACCCTTACGCCCGTTTTATGCTGTTGTATTGTGGGGAAGTTATAATTTAGATGGAGGTTTACCTCAGCCTTATCAACAATTGCTGGACAATCACTGGTTACAAAGGATATACTTAGATCGAATTGATGAACAAAACCCTAAATCATTAGGCATTGAGATTATTAAGTTTATTAAAGCTTCTCCCTCAGAAGTCACTCAACAAGTTCCTGACTTAATTAATCAAGCAAGACAAGAAATTACTAATCCCATTTTTCAACAAAAAGTTATTGACCTAATTGAACGAATTATTGTTTATAAATTTCCATTTAAAACTCGTCAGGAGATTGAAGAAATGTTTAACTTAGTTGACTGGAAGCAAACCAAATTTTACCAAGAAGCTGTGCAAGAAGGGGAGATTAAAGGGGAGATTAAAGGGGAGATTAAAGGGGAGATTAAAGGGGAGATTAAAGGGGAGATTAAAGGAGAGATTAAAGGTAAGCTTAAAACTGTTCCTCTTTTACTAAGATTAGGGTTAAGTCCTGAACAAATCGCTCAGGAATTAAAGCTAGATTTAGAAGTCATTAATCAATATATTAATAGTCAAGATAATTAA